A section of the Humulus lupulus chromosome 2, drHumLupu1.1, whole genome shotgun sequence genome encodes:
- the LOC133817170 gene encoding uncharacterized protein LOC133817170, which produces MAANHKLIHKKEFRSWFHKKIYDLHQLGSLEHADELLALASGSDLLAYSYQACIVNGVRFVSYNRDQNRITQNSGVCVAGTEGFNYYGQLEEILQLSFTGSYSVVLFRCKWFNTDPKKKKTITVNNITSINVSGEWYKDEPFILASQAKQVFYIDDLVRGRDWKVVQEVNHRQVWDFPDASDMIADVDVVHDTNSSNFVLTVDLGELVVQQSDVPATQVNTAHRPSLVVQEDDGFINDNEDDMADSVEEAEDEDELIFDLSDDNTDDVCPIDVDVISEDSDYST; this is translated from the exons ATGGCTGCCAATCATAAATTGATACATAAGAAAGAGTTTCgttcatggtttcataagaag atatatgacttgcaccaacttgggtcattagagcatgctgatgaattactagctttagcatctgggtcagatctatTGGCTTACTCCTaccaagcatgtatagtgaacgGAGTTCGATTTGTCTCATACAATCGAGATCAGAATCGAATTACACAAAACAGTGGAGTGTGTGTTGctggaacagaaggttttaactattatgggcaacttgaagaaatactccagctgtcttttactggttcttattcggtggtattatttcgatgtaaatggttcaatacagatccgaaaaaaaagaaaaccatcactgtaaataatattactagtatcaatgttagcggtgaatggtataaagatgaaccgttcatactagctagtcaagcaaaacaagtattctacatcgatgatctcgttagaggacgagattggaaagttgtccaagaagtgaatcatcggcaagtttgggactttccagatgcttcagatatgattgctgatgttgatgttgtacatgacaccaactcatcgaattttgttttgactgtggatctcggagagttggttgttcagcaatctgatgtaccagcgactcaagtcaacacggcccatcgaccttctttagttgttcaagaagatgatggatttattaatgacaatgaagatgatatggcagacagtgtagaagaagcagaagatgaggatgaattaattttcgaccttagtgatgataatactgatgatgtgtgcccgatagatgttgatgtaattagtgaggatagtgactattctacttag